The following coding sequences are from one Abditibacteriaceae bacterium window:
- a CDS encoding DUF1287 domain-containing protein produces the protein MKRPLVFGAIVVLTALCVWLWQRPMPNGEMPPLIPRTRTAALILAGAKSQIGDAYDANYRTIAFPGGDVKPGRGACTDVVVRALRKGGYDLQALMHADMKQNFGAYPRNWGLTKPNTDIDHRRVPNQMTFLRRHGRELSPSVRGAALKQWQPGDVVYWNSSGTLRQMLHTGIVSNRRNARGIPFVIHNGWQCVEQDDLTRWPIIGHFRFPAKAPR, from the coding sequence ATGAAACGCCCTTTAGTCTTCGGAGCGATTGTTGTTTTGACGGCTTTGTGCGTCTGGTTATGGCAGCGCCCGATGCCCAATGGTGAAATGCCGCCTCTCATCCCCAGGACTCGCACAGCAGCGCTAATCCTTGCAGGCGCGAAGTCGCAGATCGGCGACGCCTACGATGCAAATTACCGCACGATTGCGTTTCCCGGCGGCGATGTCAAGCCCGGACGCGGCGCCTGCACCGATGTGGTCGTTCGCGCGCTGCGCAAAGGCGGCTACGATTTGCAAGCGTTGATGCACGCCGATATGAAACAAAATTTCGGCGCTTATCCTCGCAACTGGGGCTTAACAAAACCAAACACCGATATCGACCACCGGCGCGTTCCGAACCAGATGACATTTCTGCGCCGTCATGGACGCGAGCTTTCGCCTTCGGTGCGCGGCGCGGCTTTAAAACAATGGCAACCAGGCGACGTTGTGTACTGGAATTCGTCGGGCACGCTGCGTCAAATGTTACACACCGGCATTGTTTCCAACCGGCGCAACGCACGCGGCATTCCATTTGTGATTCATAACGGTTGGCAATGCGTCGAGCAAGACGATTTGACACGCTGGCCGATTATCGGTCACTTTCGCTTTCCGGCGAAAGCGCCACGCTAA
- a CDS encoding HAD family hydrolase, translating to MFLVFDAYGTLVELDDFYGRLQRGFSQRGANLSLDVVTRSAHREMRHYIAQAVHASDATSHAVLHRECGQIIFDALSEQAPTFALDLDAVEDVLRESVVFRAFSETHATLEKLAARGIEMGIASNWDYSLAQHLETLGIAHYFRFVLSSANLGVEKPAPEFFDAVRSAVGNTPATYIGDHYEKDVLPSRAAGFDALWLVREERDLPSGETSQADGIVPLRSLEDIFTRLRL from the coding sequence GTGTTTCTTGTTTTCGATGCCTACGGCACTCTGGTCGAACTCGACGATTTTTACGGTCGCTTGCAGCGCGGATTTTCTCAACGTGGCGCCAATCTTTCCCTAGATGTTGTCACACGCTCTGCTCACCGCGAAATGCGCCACTACATCGCTCAGGCGGTTCACGCAAGTGATGCCACTTCGCACGCGGTTCTGCATCGCGAATGTGGACAAATAATTTTTGATGCGCTGAGCGAACAAGCACCGACTTTCGCCCTCGACCTGGATGCCGTCGAAGATGTGCTGCGCGAATCGGTCGTGTTTCGGGCGTTTTCCGAAACACACGCGACGCTGGAAAAACTGGCGGCACGCGGCATCGAAATGGGCATCGCGTCGAACTGGGATTATTCTCTCGCACAGCATCTGGAAACGCTCGGCATCGCGCACTATTTTCGTTTTGTGCTTTCATCGGCAAACCTTGGCGTTGAGAAACCGGCGCCCGAATTCTTCGACGCGGTGCGCTCCGCGGTTGGCAACACGCCCGCGACTTACATTGGCGATCATTACGAAAAAGATGTCCTGCCGTCGCGTGCGGCGGGCTTTGATGCGCTGTGGCTGGTGCGCGAGGAACGCGACCTGCCTTCGGGCGAAACATCACAAGCTGACGGCATCGTGCCGCTGCGTTCTCTCGAAGATATTTTCACGCGTCTTAGGCTATAA